The proteins below come from a single Dehalococcoidia bacterium genomic window:
- a CDS encoding type II toxin-antitoxin system death-on-curing family toxin, whose product MTHDFPTLDEVLVMHEILIREFGGSMGLRDMAALDSALMRPQLGYYDSLIEEASALLESLAMNHPFIDGNKRVAFAITETFMRMNGHFIDCDSEEAYAHFMRLFETNTFRFAELHDWLEEHVRTLPGS is encoded by the coding sequence ATGACGCACGACTTCCCCACTCTGGATGAAGTCTTAGTCATGCATGAGATCTTGATCCGCGAGTTCGGTGGCAGTATGGGCCTCCGCGACATGGCAGCCCTCGATTCAGCTCTCATGCGGCCTCAACTCGGATACTACGACAGCCTCATCGAGGAAGCCTCCGCCCTCTTGGAGAGCCTCGCCATGAACCACCCTTTCATCGACGGCAACAAGCGCGTGGCCTTCGCCATCACTGAAACCTTCATGCGCATGAACGGCCACTTCATCGACTGCGACAGCGAAGAGGCGTACGCACACTTCATGCGACTGTTCGAGACCAACACATTCCGTTTCGCTGAGCTACACGATTGGCTTGAGGAGCACGTCAGGACCCTGCCGGGATCTTGA
- the mftG gene encoding mycofactocin system GMC family oxidoreductase MftG gives MQYDYIIVGAGSAGSVLASRITEDSDKSVLLLEAGPDYGDFEAMPDSVKFGNSVWPAAYGPESETWGYMATATPDREPFPLPRGKLTGGSSSINGQVFFRGIPEDYDEWAELGSPEWAFTNLLPYFRKSETDLTFGADDFHGGEGPIPVRRYTKDEALPIPQRFWETCLAAGYPEALDQNHPEAEGVGPRPLNNVDGVRMSTNLTYLSMARHRLNLTIRAHVLAHRILFDGDRAIGIEAESGGDVFQVFGDEIILSGGAINSPHLLMLSGVGPREHLESFGIPVVHELPGVGENLRDHPATFMLYKANVEDPPPNAPSIQVGMRYTTPGSPHRNDMQMSPILMTSEHRPATVEIPEGETYTGFSVALQKAASAGRITLTSTDPRTQPNLDYRYLIDAWDRERMRGAIRTCVELTQQPPLSDVIAERINPSDADLASDDALDAWMLANVGTQHHSSGTCKMGPASDPMAVVDQYLQVHGLQGLRVIDASVMPDVVRANTNATTIMIAERAADWIVQGS, from the coding sequence ATGCAGTACGACTACATCATCGTTGGGGCAGGGTCTGCCGGCTCGGTGCTGGCCTCGAGGATTACTGAAGATTCCGATAAGTCTGTGCTTCTGCTCGAGGCGGGGCCGGACTACGGCGACTTCGAGGCGATGCCGGACAGCGTCAAGTTCGGCAACAGCGTCTGGCCTGCGGCATACGGCCCAGAGTCCGAGACGTGGGGATATATGGCCACCGCGACGCCGGACCGCGAGCCGTTTCCGCTTCCGCGCGGCAAGTTGACTGGCGGCTCAAGCTCGATCAACGGTCAGGTCTTCTTCCGCGGCATACCCGAGGACTACGACGAGTGGGCTGAGCTCGGCTCGCCGGAATGGGCGTTCACCAACTTGCTGCCGTACTTCCGAAAGTCCGAGACGGACCTGACCTTCGGCGCAGACGACTTCCACGGCGGCGAGGGCCCCATCCCTGTTCGCCGCTACACGAAGGATGAGGCGCTGCCCATACCGCAGCGATTCTGGGAGACGTGCCTTGCCGCCGGATACCCGGAGGCGCTCGACCAGAACCATCCAGAGGCCGAAGGCGTAGGGCCGCGTCCGCTGAACAACGTGGACGGCGTTCGGATGAGCACCAATCTGACCTATCTCTCGATGGCCAGGCACCGGCTGAACCTTACGATCAGGGCCCATGTGCTGGCGCACCGTATCCTGTTCGACGGCGACCGCGCAATCGGCATAGAGGCAGAGAGCGGCGGGGACGTCTTCCAGGTCTTCGGCGACGAGATCATCCTGTCCGGCGGCGCGATCAACTCACCCCACCTGCTGATGCTGTCCGGTGTAGGCCCGCGCGAGCACCTAGAGTCGTTCGGTATTCCGGTGGTACATGAGCTGCCCGGCGTCGGAGAGAACCTGAGAGACCACCCGGCGACGTTCATGCTGTACAAGGCGAACGTCGAAGATCCTCCTCCCAATGCCCCGTCCATTCAGGTTGGAATGCGCTACACCACGCCGGGTTCGCCGCACCGTAACGACATGCAGATGAGTCCCATCCTGATGACGAGCGAGCACCGTCCCGCAACGGTAGAAATACCAGAGGGCGAGACGTACACGGGCTTCAGCGTCGCCCTGCAGAAGGCGGCCTCGGCGGGCCGAATCACGCTGACGTCCACCGACCCACGTACCCAGCCCAACCTTGACTATCGCTACCTTATAGACGCGTGGGACAGGGAGCGGATGCGTGGGGCGATCAGGACCTGCGTCGAGCTGACGCAGCAGCCTCCGCTGTCCGATGTGATCGCGGAGCGCATCAATCCGTCGGATGCCGATCTCGCCTCAGACGACGCACTGGACGCGTGGATGCTTGCCAATGTCGGTACCCAGCACCATTCGTCTGGTACGTGCAAGATGGGGCCTGCGTCGGACCCGATGGCCGTCGTGGACCAGTACCTGCAAGTGCATGGCCTCCAGGGACTGAGAGTAATCGATGCGTCCGTGATGCCCGACGTCGTTCGGGCCAACACCAACGCGACGACGATCATGATCGCCGAACGCGCCGCAGACTGGATCGTCCAGGGGAGCTAG
- a CDS encoding 1-acyl-sn-glycerol-3-phosphate acyltransferase: MNDTVRQTDRDWYMTGDLGYFDDEDFLHIRGRMKDMIVLPSGQNVYPDDIQAVLNRHPNVTDSAVVGLQSARSGSVEVHAALILDGADDAEPIVSWANDQLAEQQRVRGYTVWPEEDFPRTHILKIKKPQLTEMLENGVQAEASASPSTSSSSPRDGSRELVDIVSEVAIVNAADITPDMTLGDDLNLDSLGRVEMLSVIEADLGVYLDESQIGPETTIRQLQTILEEGASNPPVTSFPEWGMRWWCRMVRGFIQRGLMFPVLKLPYGMRVTGREKLRDLDGPVLFASNPSLGLDNALIIEAIPNHWRRRLAIAGAARLWKNPVLWVINPLMGNRFPLAQEGAVRPSLENMGKIIDNGWSVLIYPEGQLTIGGPIKPFMNGTGLVAVEGRLPVVPLKLHIDRLGSPSRFPIFKRGSVEIRFGEPLKFSPGTDYQEATSTIEAAVRSL; the protein is encoded by the coding sequence GTGAACGATACGGTGCGGCAGACCGACAGGGACTGGTATATGACTGGAGACCTGGGCTACTTCGACGATGAAGACTTCCTGCACATCCGCGGCAGGATGAAGGACATGATTGTCCTCCCCAGCGGGCAGAACGTCTATCCCGACGACATCCAGGCCGTGCTCAACAGGCACCCAAACGTGACGGACTCCGCCGTCGTGGGACTTCAGTCCGCCCGCAGCGGATCGGTGGAAGTCCACGCCGCCCTGATTCTGGACGGCGCCGACGATGCCGAACCAATAGTCTCTTGGGCCAACGACCAGCTCGCAGAGCAGCAGCGGGTCAGGGGCTACACCGTCTGGCCTGAAGAAGACTTCCCACGCACCCACATTCTCAAGATCAAGAAACCGCAACTGACCGAGATGCTGGAGAACGGCGTGCAGGCAGAGGCGTCCGCCAGTCCATCGACGTCGTCATCATCCCCACGGGACGGCAGCCGCGAACTCGTGGACATAGTCTCTGAGGTCGCCATCGTGAACGCGGCGGACATCACACCCGACATGACATTGGGTGACGACCTCAACCTCGACTCGCTCGGCAGGGTCGAGATGCTGTCTGTGATCGAAGCCGACCTCGGCGTGTATCTCGACGAAAGTCAGATCGGGCCGGAGACAACAATCCGCCAGCTGCAAACGATCCTGGAAGAGGGCGCAAGCAACCCACCAGTCACTAGCTTCCCGGAGTGGGGTATGAGATGGTGGTGCCGCATGGTCCGCGGCTTCATCCAGCGGGGTCTCATGTTCCCAGTCCTGAAGCTGCCCTACGGCATGAGGGTCACGGGACGCGAGAAACTGCGAGACCTGGATGGCCCGGTGCTGTTCGCATCCAACCCCAGCCTCGGCCTGGACAACGCCCTGATAATCGAGGCCATCCCCAATCACTGGAGAAGGAGACTGGCAATCGCGGGCGCAGCCAGGCTATGGAAGAACCCGGTCTTATGGGTAATTAACCCGCTGATGGGAAACAGGTTTCCCCTCGCACAGGAGGGAGCGGTCAGGCCCAGTCTCGAAAACATGGGCAAGATCATCGACAACGGCTGGTCTGTGCTGATCTACCCTGAGGGCCAACTGACCATCGGCGGCCCGATCAAGCCATTCATGAACGGCACCGGCCTGGTCGCAGTGGAAGGACGGCTGCCAGTAGTGCCTCTGAAGCTGCACATCGACCGTCTGGGTTCGCCGTCGAGGTTCCCCATCTTCAAGCGTGGGTCAGTAGAGATACGGTTCGGTGAACCACTGAAGTTCTCGCCCGGGACCGACTACCAGGAGGCGACCAGCACAATCGAAGCTGCTGTCAGGTCGCTTTAG
- a CDS encoding cache domain-containing protein — protein MERIVRDSIADIPQPSPGLGSQDVERIVQAAIADIPAPAAMMKSEGMVETKLAVAPPKSTPDAYTQYLVKEAISRYKSDGLDATVTYYNTPESIDGQWYVFIGDENDMMLAHAGNPDLVGQPFSYATGPNAYPAGSAVAASADEDGEWFSYTFRNPATGGVETKHSWMVRYDGLVFGTGWYEDGPTKSDAPAYTQSFVRRAIALYDAVGLDDTVAFYNMPESIDGQWYIFIGDEEDTLIAHPANPSLVGVPAVEVKGSNAYPSGAAVAAVADQDGEWFSYIFPNPATGGVETKHSWMVRYDGLVFGSGWYEDGPAKSDAPAYTKAFVHQAINLYNAVGLDRTIDYNNNPESVDGQWYVFVIDGDGYTISHHNPMFIGRDPALRVDSTGHFYGDELTGATEAGRWVDYVLINPETGAEQQKHTWAVRHDGLIFGSGWYEG, from the coding sequence GTGGAGCGCATCGTACGGGACTCCATTGCGGACATCCCCCAGCCATCCCCCGGACTCGGCAGCCAAGATGTCGAGCGCATCGTCCAGGCAGCAATTGCTGACATACCGGCCCCCGCTGCCATGATGAAGTCCGAGGGGATGGTAGAGACCAAGCTGGCAGTCGCTCCTCCGAAGTCGACTCCCGACGCCTACACCCAATATCTGGTCAAGGAGGCCATCAGCAGGTATAAATCCGACGGACTCGATGCAACCGTCACCTACTACAACACGCCAGAGAGCATCGATGGCCAGTGGTACGTCTTTATCGGCGACGAGAACGACATGATGCTCGCCCATGCGGGCAATCCCGACCTCGTAGGACAGCCCTTCTCGTACGCTACGGGCCCCAACGCTTATCCAGCAGGCTCAGCTGTCGCGGCCTCCGCCGACGAGGACGGCGAATGGTTCTCCTACACCTTCCGCAACCCCGCCACAGGCGGAGTCGAGACCAAGCACTCATGGATGGTCCGCTACGATGGGCTGGTCTTTGGTACTGGGTGGTACGAGGACGGTCCTACTAAGTCCGATGCCCCAGCGTACACGCAGTCCTTCGTACGGCGGGCAATCGCACTCTACGATGCAGTTGGACTCGACGACACCGTCGCCTTCTACAACATGCCTGAGAGCATCGACGGACAGTGGTACATCTTCATCGGCGACGAAGAAGACACGCTGATCGCCCACCCCGCCAATCCTTCACTCGTAGGAGTCCCTGCCGTAGAAGTGAAGGGATCGAACGCCTATCCATCAGGTGCAGCCGTTGCCGCAGTCGCGGACCAGGACGGTGAATGGTTCTCATACATCTTCCCCAACCCTGCCACAGGGGGAGTCGAGACCAAGCACTCGTGGATGGTCCGATACGACGGCCTGGTCTTCGGTTCAGGTTGGTACGAAGACGGCCCAGCCAAGTCCGATGCACCCGCCTACACCAAGGCATTCGTGCATCAGGCCATCAACCTATACAACGCAGTTGGACTGGACCGCACCATCGACTACAACAACAACCCTGAGAGCGTAGACGGACAGTGGTACGTGTTTGTCATCGACGGTGACGGTTACACCATTTCCCACCACAATCCGATGTTCATAGGTCGTGACCCCGCTCTTCGCGTCGATTCCACTGGTCACTTCTACGGCGACGAACTGACAGGGGCCACTGAAGCCGGTCGATGGGTGGATTACGTGCTCATCAACCCGGAAACGGGTGCGGAGCAGCAGAAGCACACCTGGGCTGTCCGCCACGACGGGCTGATCTTCGGCTCTGGCTGGTACGAGGGGTAG
- a CDS encoding MBL fold metallo-hydrolase: MKLGNPIRVVKGVFQIRALGSRVTALIGDGRVLMIDAGMKGSAGLIHSGLDELGVSSNSLSGVIITHYHPDHAGGVRELVYESDIPVMAHRLDSRFLKGAEEQPNPFQRRLMARIAAPLMEKVNAPLTPIDTELEDGDIIPFDFPVQVVHTPGHTPGSITIFLPNQKLLIVGDALQYRLGRKLTPPAAAVTQDPEQAMESLRKLVSLDFHTICFSHFPPFHGAARAALRQMLGTYTL; this comes from the coding sequence ATGAAGCTGGGCAATCCGATACGCGTCGTCAAAGGCGTCTTCCAGATCCGCGCGCTTGGCTCAAGGGTTACGGCTCTCATCGGGGACGGCAGAGTCCTCATGATCGACGCGGGCATGAAGGGCAGCGCAGGTCTGATTCACAGCGGGCTGGACGAGCTCGGAGTCTCCTCCAACAGTCTCTCCGGCGTGATCATCACCCACTACCACCCCGACCACGCAGGCGGTGTTCGCGAACTGGTCTACGAGAGCGATATTCCCGTGATGGCGCACCGGCTGGACTCACGATTCCTGAAAGGCGCCGAGGAGCAGCCGAACCCGTTTCAGCGCAGGCTGATGGCGAGGATCGCCGCGCCCCTGATGGAGAAGGTCAATGCCCCTCTGACTCCGATCGACACCGAACTGGAAGACGGAGACATCATTCCCTTCGACTTTCCAGTGCAGGTCGTCCACACACCGGGCCACACACCGGGCAGCATAACTATCTTTCTGCCCAACCAGAAGCTGCTGATAGTGGGCGACGCTCTCCAGTACAGGCTGGGACGTAAGCTCACCCCTCCGGCGGCGGCAGTGACCCAGGACCCGGAACAGGCTATGGAGTCGCTCCGTAAGCTCGTGAGTCTGGACTTTCACACGATCTGCTTCAGCCACTTTCCACCGTTTCACGGAGCGGCCCGCGCCGCGCTGAGGCAGATGCTCGGCACGTATACCCTCTAA
- a CDS encoding acyl--CoA ligase — protein sequence MTVTSQNGASAGSTIVDFLRGAVDSHGPSDALLFKPGFRYQRWSYERLWRESGQVATLLQRRGLSRGDRVIVWGPNCPQWVLVYFGCMRAGVVAVPLDLRSAPDYVERVISRITPKLAFTSRFTPKGGVDLDLPEITFEQLESETHGLPEPQNVEIEPDDLAEIMFTSSTTGDPKGVMLTHRNLTANLEGITQYITCDTSSRLLSILPLSHMYEQMGGLLTVLHFGASVTYPTSRQPTVLARTMRERQITTMLLVPQGLVS from the coding sequence ATGACAGTTACGAGTCAGAACGGCGCATCTGCTGGCAGCACCATAGTCGACTTCCTCAGGGGAGCCGTCGACAGCCACGGCCCAAGCGACGCCCTGCTGTTCAAGCCCGGCTTCCGATACCAGCGCTGGTCCTACGAACGACTCTGGCGCGAGTCGGGACAGGTCGCTACGCTCCTGCAGCGAAGGGGACTGTCCAGAGGCGACCGGGTCATCGTCTGGGGACCGAACTGCCCGCAGTGGGTGCTCGTCTACTTCGGCTGCATGAGGGCTGGCGTGGTTGCAGTTCCTCTCGACCTCCGCAGTGCGCCAGACTACGTAGAGCGGGTGATCTCCAGGATCACTCCGAAGCTGGCCTTCACCTCTCGATTCACTCCAAAGGGCGGCGTGGACCTCGACCTGCCAGAGATCACTTTCGAGCAACTGGAGAGCGAGACCCACGGCCTGCCCGAGCCGCAGAATGTCGAGATCGAGCCGGACGACCTCGCTGAGATTATGTTCACATCGAGTACGACCGGCGACCCCAAGGGGGTGATGCTCACACACCGCAACCTGACTGCCAACCTGGAGGGCATAACCCAGTACATCACCTGCGATACGTCCAGCAGGCTCCTCTCCATCCTGCCCCTCAGTCACATGTACGAGCAGATGGGCGGACTTCTAACCGTGCTGCACTTCGGCGCGAGCGTCACGTACCCAACCAGCAGACAGCCCACCGTGCTGGCCCGCACCATGCGGGAGCGTCAGATCACGACCATGCTTCTCGTCCCGCAGGGACTTGTATCTTGA
- a CDS encoding response regulator transcription factor, whose protein sequence is MTTTRQTRVLLVDDHEIMRDGLREVLQREGDFDVVGQVGDGAAAVRIAQQLRPDVVIMDVMMPLKNGIDACREITEMLPDTRVLILTASAEDDAVMEAVAAGATGYLQKYSGKDKLLNTVRDVAEGEYRIPGAVIRSVFAGIRAAAEQSKVRELERLTDRDREILTLFAQGLSYAEIADVRSNQPLTIRNAIYGIQDKLGIDTKQELVIWAVRMGLLDDYRLGGA, encoded by the coding sequence TTGACGACAACCAGGCAGACAAGGGTCCTTCTCGTCGACGACCATGAGATAATGAGAGATGGCCTGCGGGAAGTGCTCCAGCGTGAGGGCGACTTCGACGTGGTCGGCCAGGTCGGCGACGGTGCGGCAGCCGTGAGGATCGCGCAGCAGCTAAGGCCCGACGTGGTCATCATGGACGTGATGATGCCGCTCAAGAACGGCATCGACGCCTGCCGGGAGATCACAGAGATGCTGCCCGATACGAGAGTGCTGATCCTCACCGCTTCGGCGGAGGACGATGCCGTAATGGAGGCGGTTGCCGCGGGCGCGACCGGGTACCTTCAGAAGTACTCCGGCAAGGACAAGCTGCTCAACACAGTCAGAGACGTGGCAGAGGGAGAGTACCGGATTCCCGGGGCGGTCATCAGGAGCGTGTTCGCTGGCATCAGGGCTGCCGCCGAGCAGAGTAAGGTCAGGGAACTCGAAAGGCTCACCGATCGCGACCGGGAAATACTCACGCTGTTCGCGCAGGGACTCTCCTACGCTGAGATAGCCGACGTTAGGAGCAACCAGCCATTGACGATCAGAAACGCCATATACGGCATACAGGACAAGCTCGGCATCGATACCAAGCAGGAACTCGTAATCTGGGCGGTCCGCATGGGTCTGCTGGACGACTACCGGCTTGGAGGCGCGTGA